From a single Corynebacterium kroppenstedtii DSM 44385 genomic region:
- a CDS encoding ABC transporter permease — MFWYIGKRLLQMVPVFLGATFLIYAMVFLTPGDPVAALAGDKPLSPEIIHSIRSQYHLDQPFIVQYLLYLKGIFTGDLGQTFSGQSVGTVLGNAFPVTIRLALMAIVIETVFGIGFGVLAGLKKGGLFDSTVLVISLFIIAVPIFVIGFVAQFLFGIKWGILPATVGAQGDFKHLLMPAFVLGLVSFAYVLRLTRSEVAEALGRDFVRTAYARGMSKPQVILHHVLRNSMIPVVTFIGADLAALMGGAIVTEGIFNINGVGGLVYHAVMLGEAPTVVSVVTVLVIIFVVSNLLIDLLYALLDPRIRYA; from the coding sequence ATGTTTTGGTATATCGGAAAACGATTATTACAGATGGTGCCCGTCTTTCTCGGCGCAACATTTCTCATCTACGCCATGGTGTTCCTCACCCCCGGCGACCCCGTCGCAGCACTTGCAGGGGATAAACCCCTGAGCCCAGAGATTATCCACTCCATCCGCTCGCAATATCACTTAGACCAGCCATTTATCGTCCAATATCTCCTGTACCTCAAGGGGATTTTTACCGGTGACCTGGGACAAACGTTCTCCGGACAAAGCGTCGGCACCGTTCTGGGAAATGCCTTTCCTGTCACGATTCGGCTGGCGCTGATGGCCATCGTTATTGAAACCGTATTTGGTATTGGTTTCGGTGTCCTCGCCGGTTTGAAGAAAGGTGGGCTGTTCGACTCCACCGTCCTCGTTATCTCTCTGTTCATTATCGCGGTGCCGATCTTCGTCATCGGTTTCGTCGCCCAGTTCCTCTTCGGCATTAAATGGGGAATCTTGCCAGCCACCGTCGGTGCGCAAGGTGACTTTAAACACCTCCTCATGCCCGCATTCGTGCTGGGGCTTGTGTCCTTCGCCTATGTGTTGCGTTTGACCCGATCCGAAGTAGCGGAAGCATTGGGCCGGGACTTTGTGCGCACCGCGTATGCCAGGGGAATGAGCAAACCGCAGGTCATTCTCCACCACGTTTTGCGGAACTCGATGATCCCCGTCGTGACGTTCATCGGTGCTGACCTCGCAGCGCTCATGGGTGGGGCGATCGTCACCGAAGGCATCTTCAACATCAATGGCGTGGGCGGTCTGGTCTATCACGCTGTGATGTTGGGCGAGGCGCCGACTGTCGTGTCCGTCGTCACGGTCTTAGTCATCATCTTCGTCGTATCGAATCTCCTTATCGACCTGCTTTACGCACTTCTTGACCCGAGGATCCGCTATGCCTAA